The Alteribacter keqinensis genomic sequence ATACTCTTGGAGCTGGACTGCCTACAGTGAAGGATATTCTCGATGCGCTGGCTAAACCAGGCAGGGACCCCCGCGATGACGTGCCGCCTCCGGTGCTGAAGCAGGATGTTCTTTCAATGGAGGACCTGGAGAAAGGGATGAAACTGAAAGGGACTGTCAGAAACGTGGTGGACTTCGGTGCCTTTGTTGATATCGGTGTAAAGCAGGATGGGCTCGTCCACATTTCCAAACTCACGAACCGTTTTGTTAAACATCCAATGGAGGTTGTTTCTGTAGGTGATGTGGTGACGGTATGGGTGGGGGACGTGGATCATAAAAAAGGCCGTATTGCTCTGACAATGCTTGAGCCGCAGAAACAGACCACATAATGAAAGTGAATAGGAATAGCGTGTACTTCACTTCCGTTGTTATCAGGCAATGAGCTGATGCTGCCGCCGGTGTAGCCGGACGGGCGGCAGCAAAGCCATTGTCTTTTTACTTTCTCTGAGGCTCTCCTCGCATTCAAGAGTAATTTTTATTGAGCACAGATCATGTTTCCTGATCACTGCTTTTGTAATAAAACCAGCATTGGTTCAGTACTTTAATTCTCCGGCGGTCCTTATTGTAGT encodes the following:
- the cmpA gene encoding cortex morphogenetic protein CmpA, yielding MPAWLKRQLKEAYYNKDRRRIKVLNQCWFYYKSSDQET